The genomic stretch TTTTGAGAACCGAAGATTTGTGGAGAATGAATATTCTTCGCATAGGGATCTGCAAGATACTCTTTAAAAGAGTATTGCATAGTATGATTTTTAGGCCCATTGACACGAAATGCATAAGACCATTGATCAGAAATACCGTCGATCTCTATATGCCAAATCGCACCTGTGCGGTGTTTGTTAGGGGTAAGGGGAATTTCTATGACTTCAGAATTTTCTTTTGTTAAAGCAAGGACTACTTCGGTAGCTTGTGAAGCATATAGAGCAAAATGATAGCGTTTTGGAGAAATTTGAGAAACCCCAAGAGGTAAAGGAAGTGTGGGATAAGAAGAAACTTTTTCCATTGTCCATCCGATATCATAATAACAACAGAAACACAAGAAAGTTTTTGATTTTAAGCCTTTGAAATCGTTTACTAACAAATCACTCTTGTGGTAACTTGAAGCAACAACAATCTATTACAAGGAGATTCCCTCATGTCCAGGCAAAATGCTGAGGAAAATCTAAAAAATTTTGCTAAAGAATTAAAACTGCCGGATGTAGCTTTTGATCAGAATAACACGTGTATTTTATTTGTTGATGGTGAATTCTCTCTTCACCTTACTTATGAAGAACATTCTGATCGTCTTTATGTCTACGCTCCTCTATTAGATGGACTCCCTGATAATACTCAGAGGAAATTGGCCTTATACGAGAAATTATTAGAAGGATCTATGCTTGGCGGTCAGATGGCTGGAGGTGGAGTAGGTGTTGCTACTAAAGAACAGCTAATTCTAATGCATTGCGTTTTGGATATGAAATATGCTGAAACGAATTTATTAAAAGCTTTTGCTCAACTGTTTATTGAAACCGTTGTTAAGTGGCGTACCGTATGTACCGATATTTGTGCTGGTAGAGAACCTTCTGTAGATACAATGCCACAAATGCCTCAGGGTAGTAGTGGAATGCAGCCTCCTCCTACAGGTATTCGTGCTTAATTAAGCGTAAAGACATTACACCTTTTTCTAATTTAAACAATGGATCAACCTCTTGTTCTAGAAGAAGAGCAATAGTTTTGTTGAGTTTTTGTTTTTGTCCTTGTTGTAAGGTGTAAAGATAAAGAAGTATTAAAAATTGATTATAGAAATCCAAAAGGCTATCTTATGATGTTTGGGCATTTTGCTGGTTACCTTGGCGCTGATCCTGAAGAACGAATGACTTCGAAAGGAAAACGTGTGGTTACTCTGAGATTGGGAGTGAAGACTCGTATTGGAATGAAAGATGAAACTGTCTGGTGTAAGTGCAATATTTGGCATAATCGCTATGATAAAATGCTTCCTTATTTGAAGAAAGGCTCTGGAATCATTGTTGCTGGGGACATCTCTATAGAGAGTTACATGAGCAAAGATGGTTCGCCACAATCTTCTTTAGTGATTAGCGTAGATTCTTTGAAATTTAGTCCTTTCGGTCGTAATGAGGGAACCCGTTCTCCATCTTTAGAAGAGAACCACAATCAGACAGCATACGAATCTGTGTCAGTAGGATTTGAAGGTGAGGCACTGGATGCAGAAGCTATTAAAGATAAAGATATGTATGCTGGTTACGGTCAAGAACAGCAATATGTCTGCGAAGATGTTCCTTTTTAATTTCTAGTCATTTGATGTTTTTATCTTAAGGAGAGAGTTTGTGGTTTTATTTCATGCTCAGGCTTCTGCACGTAATCGTGTTAAGGCAGACGCTATAGTTCTGCCTTTTTGGCATTTTAAGGATGCACAAAATGCAGCTTCTTTTGAAGCTGAATTTGAGCCTTCCTATCTTCCTGCTTTGGAGAACTTTCAGGGAAAGAACGGGGACATTGAGCTCCTCTATGGTAGCCTTAAAGCTAAAGAAAAACGGATTGTCCTATTAGGTTTAGGGAAGAGCGAAGAGCTAACTTCAGATTCTGTTTTCCAAACGTATGCTAAACTGACTCGAGTATTGCGTAAAGCAAAGTGTAAAACAGTAAATATCATTTTACCTACGATTTCTGAATTACGCCTTTCTGCTGAGGAATTCTTGGTAGGGTTGTCCTCTGGAATCTTGTCATTAAACTACGATTATCCTCGTTATAGTAAGATAGATCGAAATCTTGAATCTCTCCTTTCTAAAGTCACAGTTTTTGGCATTGTTCCTAAGATAGCTGATTCTATATTTAGAAAAGAAGAAGCCATTTTTGAAGGTGTATATCTCACGCGAGATCTTGTGAACGGGAATGCTGATGCAATTACCCCTAAAAAATTAGCAGAAATTGCTCTGAACATGGGTAAAAAGTTCCCTAGTATTGATACTGAGGTCTTAGGAAAAGATGCCATTGTCAAGGAGAAGATGGGATTATTACTGGCTGTTTCTAAGGGTGCTTGTGTAGATCCGCAGTTTATAATCCTCCGTTATCAAGGACGCCCCAAGTCTAAAGATCACACTGTGTTGATAGGAAAAGGAGTAACTTTTGATTCTGGGGGTTTAGACCTCAAGCCTGGAAAATCCATGCTTACTATGAAAGAAGACATGGCAGGAGGCGCTACAGTGCTAGGGATTCTCTCGGCACTAGCAGTTTTGGAGCTTCCTATAAATGTGACAGGAATTATTCCTGCTACAGAGAATGCTATTGATGGAGCTTCCTATAAAATGGGTGATGTCTATGTGGGGATGTCAGGGCTTTCTGTTGAGATTTGTAGTACCGATGCTGAGGGACGCCTTATCCTTGGGGATGCAATTTCTTATGCTTTAAAATATTGTAAGCCCACACGTATTATAGATTTTGCAACTCTCACGGGCGCTATGGTAGTTTCTCTGGGAGAAGAGGTTGCAGGTTTATTTTGTAATAATGATGTTTTAGCTGAAGATCTTTTAGAGGCGTCAGCCGAAACCTCTGAACCGTTATGGAGAATGCCTTTAGTCAAGAAGTATGATAAAGCATTCCATTCTGATATTGCCGATATGAAAAATATAGGGAATAACCGTGCAGGGGCTATTACAGCAGCGTTATTCTTACAGAGATTTTTAGAAGAATCTTTGGTACCCTGGGCACATCTTGATATCGCAGGTACCGCATATCGTGAAAAAGAAGAAGACCATTATCCGAAATATGCTTCAGGTTTTGGTGTTCGTTCTATTCTTTATTATTTAGATAAGAAGCTTTCTAAGTAGCTATATTCTATTTATTTATGTTTTAATAAAGATTTTTGTTTTACTAATTAGTAAAATAAAAATCTTTTTTTATTAAAGTTTTCAATCGCCTCTGTCGATAGATCTGGTAAGTAATTACCTGTCTAATTAGGGGAATGAAGATGATTGGAGCGCAAAAAAAACAGAGCGGTAAAAAGACAGCTTCAAGAGCTGTACGAAAGCCTGCTAAAAAAGTTGCGGCTAAACGTACGGTTAAAAAAGCTACTGTTCGCAAAACCGCTGTGAAAAAACCTGCAGTTCGTAAGACAGCTGCTAAAAAGACAGTAGCAAAGAAGACCACAGCTAAAAGAACAGTTCGTAAGACTGTTGCTAAGAAGCCTGCGGCTAAAAAAGTTGCTGCTAAACGTGTAGTTCGTAAGACAGCTGCTAAAAAGACAGTAGCAAAGAAAACTACAGCTAAAAGAACAGTTCGTAAGACTGTTGCTAAGAAGCCTGCAGTTAGAAAAACTACAGCTGCTAAAGGTTCTGCTAAGAAATCAGCAGCCTGTGCTTTAGCATGCCACAAAAATCATAAGCACACACCCAGTTGCAAACGCGTATGTTCTTCAACAGCTACGAGAAAGCATGGCTCTAAAAGCCGTGTCCGTACAGCTCATGGCTGGCGTCACCAACTGATCAAAATGATGACTCGATAATTTGTGATTTTCGCATTATTGCTTGTGTTAACGGGAAGGGGGAAAGTTTCACTCCCTTCCCGTTTTCTTTTTAAGGTCAAAACCCGTATCGATCGAGAT from Candidatus Chlamydia corallus encodes the following:
- a CDS encoding single-stranded DNA-binding protein, whose protein sequence is MMFGHFAGYLGADPEERMTSKGKRVVTLRLGVKTRIGMKDETVWCKCNIWHNRYDKMLPYLKKGSGIIVAGDISIESYMSKDGSPQSSLVISVDSLKFSPFGRNEGTRSPSLEENHNQTAYESVSVGFEGEALDAEAIKDKDMYAGYGQEQQYVCEDVPF
- a CDS encoding type III secretion chaperone Slc1 → MSRQNAEENLKNFAKELKLPDVAFDQNNTCILFVDGEFSLHLTYEEHSDRLYVYAPLLDGLPDNTQRKLALYEKLLEGSMLGGQMAGGGVGVATKEQLILMHCVLDMKYAETNLLKAFAQLFIETVVKWRTVCTDICAGREPSVDTMPQMPQGSSGMQPPPTGIRA
- a CDS encoding histone H1-like repetitive region-containing protein, which translates into the protein MIGAQKKQSGKKTASRAVRKPAKKVAAKRTVKKATVRKTAVKKPAVRKTAAKKTVAKKTTAKRTVRKTVAKKPAAKKVAAKRVVRKTAAKKTVAKKTTAKRTVRKTVAKKPAVRKTTAAKGSAKKSAACALACHKNHKHTPSCKRVCSSTATRKHGSKSRVRTAHGWRHQLIKMMTR
- a CDS encoding leucyl aminopeptidase translates to MVLFHAQASARNRVKADAIVLPFWHFKDAQNAASFEAEFEPSYLPALENFQGKNGDIELLYGSLKAKEKRIVLLGLGKSEELTSDSVFQTYAKLTRVLRKAKCKTVNIILPTISELRLSAEEFLVGLSSGILSLNYDYPRYSKIDRNLESLLSKVTVFGIVPKIADSIFRKEEAIFEGVYLTRDLVNGNADAITPKKLAEIALNMGKKFPSIDTEVLGKDAIVKEKMGLLLAVSKGACVDPQFIILRYQGRPKSKDHTVLIGKGVTFDSGGLDLKPGKSMLTMKEDMAGGATVLGILSALAVLELPINVTGIIPATENAIDGASYKMGDVYVGMSGLSVEICSTDAEGRLILGDAISYALKYCKPTRIIDFATLTGAMVVSLGEEVAGLFCNNDVLAEDLLEASAETSEPLWRMPLVKKYDKAFHSDIADMKNIGNNRAGAITAALFLQRFLEESLVPWAHLDIAGTAYREKEEDHYPKYASGFGVRSILYYLDKKLSK